aatgaatataaacaGAAAAGGAACTGTTAGCTTGTATCATAAGCTGCACAAATTACCGATTGGTTTCTGGTTACAAGAAGATCAAGCTCATCAATAAGTAGAATACAAGGTCGGTCATCCCccttagcaattttctttccatCTGAAAACCGTTCATTCAGTAATTGCAGAGCCTTTTTCCAACTAACCCTATGTCCAGTTAAGGCTTCATATATGACCTATAAGAATATagcatttaaatataaaaaaggcaACCATCAAAACATTTGTATTAAGGTGAAACCATATAACTTCACAGTtagcatattttatattactgTGTAAATATTCTCTGGTGCAGCCAACTTTAGACCATTAACCTCCACAAAACAGTAAGGTCTTATGCTTCCTGCATCAACTTCTGACTTTATGTTCCTCATTACTGCCAATACACTCATTGTCTGCAAATTCATGTgggggaaaaaagaagaaaagaccAAATAAGTCTCCTATTTAAATAAGCTTCAACGGCAGATCCTATCAGCAAATTTGGAATGAAAAGAGGGAAAATTCTCTATGCACAAAGGCAATGAGCTATACTTTGCCTGTTCCAGGAACACCATGAATATAAAGGCAACGCCCAAGGCACTGATCATCACATATGGCtccttttacaaaagttgttatCTCCTCCATTTCTCTGCACCAtaacatcttttcttttcaatgtatcataagaaaagtaaaaatagagCAAGATAGCTAACAAGTTTCACATACTTATTCCTACAAGGTAAAGACTTTGGTAATGTTGCCAACAAAAGTGTTGCTTTTGCCCTTTCCAGCTCAGTCTGCTTGTGGCACCTCACATGCTCTGGGATCATTTTTGTCCCTACTTTTTGAATACCAAAGAAACGGCCCTTCCGAGAGTTCTGTATCAATCAAATAATTGTCTAAGAATCTTGGAAGCTGCCAAACACAAagttaagaaaatgaaataactaGAAAATATCCCTACTGCAGCCAATTGATGAGTTGTGGATGGTCTAGCATGTGCATTCCTTTCATTTTCCTCTTCATATTCCATATCTTCATCTGTATCGGAGTCATCTTCCTTGCAAGAATTCCAGTCTTCATCACCGTTGGCACATTCACCATCCTACAAACAGAAAATATACGAATTAATTTCAACAGAATATTGACTCCATTTTAGTAAAGAAAACGCCACTTTATGAAAATTCAGATTTTTGACTGCTTACTTCATCATTATCAATCTCAGCTAGACGCTTGAAACTGTGCCATTGaatatcatattcatattcaCATAGGAAAACATCATCCCCTTGATCATTGGCCTTGGCGTATTCTTTGGGGCTCATGACATTACAATGCCTAATGATGGATTCCATCTGTTGTGCCAAATGTTAGaaactttaatttaacaaaCTCCTTAGCAAGGTTTTAAGAATCATACAGTTTTCAGTTAGCTGGAAATAAAAATCCTAGAGAGAAGCCTAAGAAGAGGATGATCCCATTGAATTAATTAAGATGTAGAACCCTGCAATGAGAAATCTCTTCAATGCTTTCATTTTATGTTTCCCTAAATTTAACTGCAGGCTCTATCTTATTTAACGAACTGTTCAAATCTTAAACCGTAGGCTATTTACTTGATGAATGACCAAAACTAATTGGTATGGCTGCTATCGTATCTGTTGAGGAAATTTAGTACGAGAGAAATCTAGGAGCTGGGTTGAATAATAAGTCTTTAGCAGAAGTCATAGACCTAACTCAACTAAGCCCTTGTGTCAACTTGACTAAACTGGAAATTGGACTGGTCCTATCATATATAAGGAGAGAATTTCATACTTGATTTTGGAAGTTTGATTCCTTGGGTTTGTCAAATTCTAGTTTTACTATAAAGGCAGCTAAGAATATACAACATTGCATACATAGTAGAGGATGACCTTTTTATTGTGGATATTAACACATGATTCTTATCTGCTTTGAAGCAACAACATCTAAACCTTATTGGTAACCAAAATAAGATTATAAGAAGCATGTATATTGATTGAAACACGACTGCAACTCTAAAGTCATACTCAAGTAAGAAATttcatcaagaacaaaagaaaaggtAGTGATCATTTTTCCTATCATATAATCAAACAGTAAAAGTAAATTCCCAAAAGACATCAAACCATCCACACCTTCCCACATATACAATCATAGATGAACATTTCTActctaataataaattaacattaaCAATTCAAACAGATGTTATCCATAACCTCTATGTCGGCAAAATCATTTGTCCGATAAAGCTCCCTTTTCAAATTATGAGGTTGTCTCCCACTTGCAGTCTCTTCTGGTATAATATACCAACGTCCACGTAACCAATAGCTACCATCTACTTCTTTCCACAAACTGCAAACTCCAACGAAAAAAAAATCTACCTGTTTTTATGACAGACATGAATAACCATAAAGATAAAATGCAATATGTTTGTAAACAAACCTTTCAATACGGGCAGCCCATAAATCACTGGCAAGCAGCTTTTCCCTTAAAGTCCTAACCCTCTTCTTCCCCTCCGGGGGCTTCGGAAACTCGACATCTTTGCCTAATTTCCGAGCCTGGCAAAACCCACAAACCCAATCGCCATCAGGAACCTCTTTCAATGGCGGCGTCAAGCACTTCAAGTGAAATCCACCTAGACAATCATCACACTCGATCATCACACCCCTCCCTACCTTGAAGCAAACTCTACACTCCTCCATTTCAGGAACCTCATCATCTGAGCTCGCGTCCTCCCTTCTCTTCACGTACACATCATCTCCCACCTCAAACTCACCCCCATCATACACCACTTTCTTATAATAAACCCGCTTCCTCCCCTTCTTCTCCTCCTTATTTACCTTCTTCAAACTCCTTGTCGCCATAGCTCTAGTTACCGCTCTTTTCTCTTCCCCCTTCTTCCTCTTCTTACTCTCCAACGCCTGAGGTGACACCGGAAAAAACGTAGCCTCACCCAATTTACCCAAATCTGGGATTTCCCTTTCCTCACTGAGCTTACATCTCAAGCTTTTCCGCGTCTTTACACTCTCCTCGTTTCTCAACCCCTTTTTCCTCTTCTCCGGTAACACAACGTCACCATTCCCCTCACCCAATTTACCCAGATCTTCGTTGAGCTTACATTTAGGGCTTTTCCCCATCTTTACACTCCCCTCCTCACTCAATCCCTTTTTCGTCTTCTTACTCTCCAACGCCTCAGGTGACACCGGACAAAACGCATCCTCAACCACACCATTCCCTTCACCCACTTTACCCATTTCTGGGATTTCCCTATCCTCCTCATTGAACTTACATTTCGGGGCTCTAGGCGTCCTTACACTGGATTCCTTTCGATTATTCCCAGAACACTTCCCAATTCCATCCAAATCTTCCAAAGCTTTTCGAGGCGTGCTTAGATCTAGCATTTCATCTACTGTTTTTGAAGTGAAAGGTTGAAGAGACCGACGTGAAGATCTACGAAGGGGAAGTTGTGGGGTTTGAGGGGATAGATGAATCGAAGGAGTGGATGATTGTGATTTGACATTATTAGGGGACTGCTTGGGTTTTTTTGGGGATTGAAATTGCTTTCTAGGAGTTTCGGTTGGCATTTTTGTGTATTGTTGTTTAGTGAAGGTGACAGATTTGGTGGcgattttcgatttttttttcaggGTTTTGCAGATGGGGAGAGGACGATGGGTGGTTTTTAGAGGGTAAGTGAATTGGCGGGAAACGTTGTCTTTCCCTCCCATTTTTGTATTCACCTTTTTGTCGTTGAAACGGTGCGTTTTGCGTTTCGGCTAGTCGGCTTTGCTTTGGAGATTCCGTTTTGagttgtattattattttaattagttttgttGTATTTTGACTAGTTAAGTGTATAGATAAATATATGGTAATAAATTAATACTGAACTAGCtgagttttttctttctttggctactatttcttaaaatttccttttgtGTGTATTGTGTTGTTTTTAGAGGTACCCCATAAGTTtagataataatatttcaaaaaactTTTCAAGCTAAATTTAGGTCAAATTGGGTCAATTCagagacaaaaaaaatcattttctataCTTATACTTAATAGATCACCCATATGGATAAGTTTTAATCACTAGAGATGTCAAATTCAACCcggtttttgaaattttaactaTCTTTTATAGctttttgatattattttacaaaatttcaatttttttcataaatattttaaaagaaaacaagaatttcagtattttaatataaaacatttatgttcatataataaaaattaaaattaatataaaacttagaattaattatatattaactcaaatataaaattcaattcaatttcaataaccTCAAAACTTACcttttataaatcatttaaccatttaagttcgagttcattttaaatttttactaattatttCAGACAATCATATTTATTTCacttatcttcttttttttttagataaattttaatagttgtaATAGCCAGTGTGGTTTTTACGTGGGGAGTTCAAAAGTTAAAACCATCCATTTCTTACTTTTCTTAGTCTCCCTACTAATAAATCCAACcgatattatcttttaaaaaattcataataatttatttataaatgatggatttaattatattgattgaaCATTAGTTTAGTTCTATAcgccttttttttttggtaaaaaatcacaagatttatattatttaatcaattttgtaTTTCACAATATtcacaaacaaatataaaaaaataaaatttcagaccATAACCAAAACACTCACTAATAGATCTTGTTTTAACAATAATCgacttaacaaaaaaaaaaaaaacaaacaaaagaactCCTGTTGTTTGGTAACCACAAATCCTTGACCAAATCTGAAATCAAACAATATAAGGCTCCAAATTATCCCGATTGTTATTTTTTCATCCATAAATCTCGACCTTAAGACTTTACTTAAAAAAGATTGAGCTGCTTGTTAACTACGTATTGTACCGTCGCATTCTTTCGTAATGAAATATATGCAAAATAGTGAATAATGTATAGCAACAAAGCTAACTCATGAAAACAATAACAATTGACCACAACAATCTCATAATCACTTagcttttaaaatattgtttatataaGATTTACAACAAAATCTGGATGTAAATACCAGCGGGTATTCAGCTCTGCATTCAAGTTTGGAAACTCATGGGGGAGTTGAGAGTTGAGACTATCTCTTATTGCTGCCATAGAGGCAAACGGATTTAGATGCCCTCCGATAACTTCTTCGAACAAAGCTCTCGAATAGATTGAAGGAAAACCCTGTTTATGTTTGAGAGGAAGAATATAATACACCGGTTCATGTTGTTAATGCTACGTTTCCTTCACGTGGAGAGAGATTCGATCTTGTTCTTGTTGCGGCCTTACCTGAAAAACATTCGAGGAAAGTGGGTCAAATCTGTTAGTTACATGATGAACTTGATAAGAAAGATACAGTATTTCAACTCTGTTATATGAACCAGGAGCAGGATCAACCAAATATTTTAATCGATTAATAGAAATCTTCTCGGTGAAACCAGATCAAAGAATTTAGGCTTTGAAAGAAACACATCAGCGTAAATATACCTAGCTTACAACTACAAGATGATAAAATCCACAAAAAAACAGCATAATCCATCTAAAATATGGGACagttattaaatagtttaagaATTTGGTTATCAAGAAACTGTTGATCATGTAGCAGAAACGAAAATAATCAGACTTGTTGCTAGTTGCCGCTGTAAAATAATGACCTCGTTACTGGCTAGATGTCAATAATGGCTTCTTGAACGGAGATTAGTGAGACCTACAACCTGGTTTTAAGAGTGCCTATGGCTGGATTAGGTTTTTAACATATAGAGGTTCCTTTATGGACTCAACCAATCACTAAGGGCCTGGTCTGGGACGGGAAAAGAAATGCTAGAAGAGTTGGAGCCCTTCTTCTTAAAGTCAGCTTTTTAGCTAAGCTCTTCTATAAGTGAGTTCTCTGGGCAAGGCTTTCTAGGCTCACCAAATATAAGACTTGTAATAAAAGCAAGCTAAGTCTACGAAGGCATGCGGGTGACAAAATCGGTCAAAGATATGAGCAAATGCGTGAAATATTATACCAGCAGCTACCATTGTGCCACCAGCCCATGGTCAAAAGTGCACAGCATAGAAACGGCCATTGTAAGAAAACACAATCGTGCAAGAAGGTAATTTAGCAAGCTATGTTGATAAATCATTTAGTCACACATAACCAAACACATCATAACCGTTAATGATAAGAGAACTGACCTTCGTCTTTTTCCACTTTTCTTCTACTTCGCCAAAGAAGTCGGATAGGAGTACCAGCGAACCCAGCATCTGAGCGAAGTTGCTTCTCCATATAACGTCGGTAGGTCTCCGGAAATAGTTTTGCATCATTGACGAAGAAAACAAATGTAGGTGGCCTAATAGCTGCCTGCAAAAGGAGAGATTATTGGATACAAAGTGTCACATAAACTACATTATTCGAGTTAAAGATTTAGAACTGCAGAAGAAAAGAATTGCTCCACCAAGAAAGGGCAAGTATGCTAAACCGAAGTCCAGGGCACAAAAAGTGTCCCTAGGATGTGCTATAGGTGATTGATTGTTATGAACCAAACGGAAAGAGGAATCCGACAAGTGCATCTTCATCTATGTGCTTTTCCCATATTTAATTATAGATACTACAAGTGgtttagattttatattatatttaatattaaataaataagaactaGAATTTGGAAAGGAAGAACAACATTTCTAAAAGACCAATTCCCCAATAGTAATGTATAAACGAAGATAGCACTTGCACACAAAGCTGCTTATTGTGATTCACAAACAGGTGCAGTCCTTGCAAACTGATAACAGCCAAAACATATGGAAATTATACAGACTAAGCTCCGTTTAAAGAATGAAGATTTCAGTCTCTTGAAACGTTGAAAGGTTCATTTACACAAACAAATAATAGGCTATCTCATGTTGGCAGCTCCCTAGCATAGAAATGGGCGGCAAAATATTCATATCTAATAGCAGCTAGAAATCAGTTTCAAACAACTTAACAACAAAAAATCCCATGGCATTATGGTTAATGGATGGTTCAATCTGATGTAAGACTGAAACGAAATAGTTTCAAATGTTGACACCAAGAAGAAAAGCTGAGAAAGTGGAAGTTTCTGATAAGGAAATGGTGGCAGACGAAGAGAAGATTCAGGAAAAGAATAGGTTTGTAAATGAAGCAGCTAGCTTTAGGAAAGAATGAACTGCAAAACAGCTCAAATTTGAAGAAGGTGAATCGGCCTTTATAAACATATACAGATAACAACAGAACAATCCCGATAAATAGCACCATgaaataattgattattttgcTAAGTAACAAAAATACCTGTGTGCAATAATAAACACGTCCTCTCTTGCCACCTCGTGTCCTAGGAGGGGGTTTGAATGCTATTGCTTCCCGAATCACTTGATTCAATATTGCCGTGCTAAGTCTTCTTGCTCTCTCCTTTTCAACTGTGCTAGCTGCAACAATTACCCTGAAtccaaaaatacaattagtGCAAAAAAGATACGAGATAATGGTTAATAATATGGTCTTACAACATCTTAACAAGTTAAGGATCATGATGCTCATAAACTCAGTTGTAACAATAAAATGATAAGATATGGCAGGTCAAACACATACTTTTCAACACTCTGACCGGTGATTGCAGTAGAATAAACAATGGGAGCCCAATCAAGCATGCGCATCTTCTCTCTAACATCTTGCTCGTAGTATGTTGCAGTTTGCTGGTTTTTATTTGGTATTGTATCCCATTTGTTTACAACAATCAGACAAccctttccttctttctctATTCTCTCAGCAATTCTAGTATCCTAGGACAAGAAGACAAAATAACACAACcgttaacaaaataatcaagaGGACAATTAGGGGGCAAAAATTCATCAGATTAACAGGTCAAGACACATACCTTGttttattatagaaatatcaataagttaatatgaaaaatatctCAAAGTTTGGTTACCACTAAATTTACTTAGTACTGAAGTTCCTAAATCAATATTATCTTCAATCAACTAATAGGCgaacaattcaattatttatagaaagatttgaagataaaagaaatggaaaaagcATCCAAAAAGGAGCAAGAATTTCAAATCCAAGCCCATGTATTGtattcttcttttcatttttgcattttttccccttttgtaaACCTTCAGTAAGAATCCATCAACCTTAATCTTTGAATTAGGAAAGGCTAGCTAGGATTATATTAGTGAATATACCAGGGGTTGTACCAAAAATGAGAAGATGCACAAAGATTGACTCAAATACAAAAACAGAGTATATTCCATGATCTTCCTTGGACTTTTTgctgaaaattcaaaatttccaattgGCACCAAGGATTGGTGGCATTATAAATCACTAGACCTTTACCAAGAACTttcaatttcaagaatcaaagTAAGGCAGCAGCAGCAGCCACAACAATATTCTTTTCCAGTACATATATCACTGATTTGTTAATTTCcactttcttccaaggagaaGTCAATGATTATAGGACTAATTGGATCTTGCTTACGCTTGAATCGTTTATTGAGGAAATCAAAGCTCATGTGTCCAATTGTTGCATTGATCTGCCAGTCATTACCATTAAATGGATGACATTAATTTTCATAAGGTCTCTAAATTGTTACATCTAAATCATCTTGGTATAACTTGATTTACCAAATACAAAAATCTATCATCATATTTCCATTCTATATGTTCAAGCACTGCTTAAGACTGCAATATGGCTAACACCATATGCTGATAAAGGATGACAGACCAAGCATCTTGAATCCATAATATTAGTAACATGGCTTGTCTAGAAATCACTGATATAGTACCTGTTCAGTTATGCAAGCCATGGCCTCAATGACTAGAGCAACGACATCAGACCGACGGATGGCACGGAATGCTCTGTTCACTGATAAAGCCTCAGTGGTACTACCCGATGAAGCTACAGATGCCCTTCTTCTGATCCCAGCAGTATCGATAAGCCGGAACTTCTGCAAAATGATGACCCGGGTATTAAGTTTCAGAAGGAAACTGGAATACAAAAGCAAACAGAGCTGGGgacattattttttcttttctactcaTTCTTTATCTCCGGTCCCTTCAAGCATAAAAAATTTGATCTCCCACTCATAGAAGCGGAACCAAGACATGCAGGCTATCAGCTGTAATAAAGGTATTTCTGAACTAAAGAAACCTGGCCATCAGGTCCAACAAATTCTGTATCAATTGCATCACGAGTGGTACCACTGATGGGGCTCACAATTGTTCTATCCTCCCCAAGCAAAGAATTTAGAATGCTGCTTTTACCAACATTTGGTCGACCAACAATTGCAATCGAGGGGACATAATTCTCTTCCTCGTCCATATTTTCTACATCCTACAATACAATCAAGAAGCCACGTACTTAGCAGAGAAAGCAATTGAGATTATcattaagaaatataaaaattaagaacagTTCCACAAAGTAAATGGAAAAGTTGAGCACAAGAAATTAAACGAAACTGTTAACAAAGACAAATCATAAAGCCAAATAACCTCAGTCTTTTTAAGCCCTGAACAAACAAGATCAAGAAGCTCCCCAGTTCCAGTCCCAGATAAAGCAGAAATAGGAATCGGAGAGAACCTGGTTTTATGGTTGAACGAATTCATCAAAAGTTAAGCAGAAGGGAAATAAAATAACAGCTTTCCTAGGtctaccaaaaataaaaagagataaCTTGAGATAACAAACATCTCCAAATAAAAAGCAATAGTCACCAGCCGAATCTTTTTTCTCAGTGGTAAAAGTAGAAAGAAAGAGGAAAATTGGAAGTGGCATGAGGTTGAgggagagaaagagaaaggCAGAGACAGAGCTACTCCAGTAACATCAGAGCTAAGTTTTAATGCCATGCAAACTGTAAGCTACACTCAACGCATAGCCAATAAGCATTGAGTattgaaaaccaaaaaaatctCAGCAAAACAGAACTTAAGAATTACCCCAATGACCAAAACTCTGACGCTTGCATGACTCCTTTCCGTGGAGATTCACACTTATTCACTGCAAGGACAATATATTTACTTGAGTAGCTCTTTCGAAGCCAGTCTGCAATCTCCACATCAGCTGCCGTTAGACCAGCCTGTTCAGTATCGTACAAACAAGAACTTGGCAAGTTGAACTCTTCAAAAGATAAAGAAGAATGTATAGTTGGTTTCATTTCATATAACCAAAACAGATTGCCACCAAGATAAACAATTATCAAGGTAGATAAAATATCCTTTAAGTTATCCACCATACTGATGCATAATTTTCCTAGATTTTAATTCCCAAGTTTTTCCCTTCTCAAAGCATCTAATCCTGACATACAGGCAGCCAGCTCTCAAGACTATTTCTTCATAGcttcttcaaattttagttaagaaattttcttttattttgcacatatatataacataaaagaaaaacagtATAGCTGCTTGCACTCAGGTCAATGCTTAGGACCTTCCTTGCCTATGCCAGAAGAGATGGAGCAAACATGTAAAAGTTTACAATTCTTTGGCTAGGAAAACAAAGCCATAGTGCCTTTTTTTTGtgccaattcaaacaaattGGCAGTTGGAAAGCCCAACTTCAGTATAAGTCTATGAAAAACTATAACCTTATACGTAAAAACGCACATAATAAACTTCAGTTCTCCAAGGCAGAGTTGTTTCCTAGTCACCTTTAGTGTCTAGTTAAGTTCCTTGATGCCAGCAAGCACTCAAGGCAACACGTGATTCAACTTAAATGTTTATTCTCTGtcttgtttattttcaaaacattttctaaataattatttagcCACTCAGTTACTCCAACAACTTGGAATGTTTTCAATGTTCAGTGATTTTATTTCATTAGATtgcaattttaagtaaatttaagaataaaatactATCATTCCTTTTTCTATTCAGCTTAAAAGAGATCCTaaatctctttttttctttctttcttttttgataaatccaaaactcaatcaaacatcaCGAGTAACGTGATTCAAATGTGCTAGATAAACTTTCTCGAACTTTTGTATTATTAGGTCAAAGTTccaaaagaaaacaatgatGGCCAACATAAGAAACAGGAAGTATACCTGCCCATCTACAAGGAATATAATGACAGATGCTTCTTCAACAGCTGCAGTAGCTTGCCGTTCAATCATAGAAGGCATCCTTGCAACAGCTGCCTCTCTAGAGAGTAATGAAATCCCATCCATGCCAATAGTTGTTGAAATAGCCAAGTCTTCCATTACATTAGCCTGTGACTTTGACACATTTAGAACTCCTCCAGTATCAACCACCACAAATTCATGATCTCCCCAGAAAGATCTACCATACAACCGATCCCGGGTAACCCCAGGTTCATCCACCACAATCGCCCTGTTTCCCTGTAAACAAAATTCATGAAAGAGTGACATTTTTGACAATCTAAAAGCATACACTTAGTTACACATTGCCGATCATTTGGTCACTCataagaattaaagaaatatttgtGGACTATACCCCCACAAGGCGATTAAATAATGCTGATTTCCCAACATTTGGCCTTCCAACTATTGTGACTTTTGGAAGAAGATGGTCAGGAATCTGCAAAAGGATTTAAAATTTTCGGTAAGTAGTAACAAAATTTCTAGTATATCTTAATAAGGAGAGTCCCTATTTACATCCTAAAAGATATTTATTGAACTACAATACATCACAATAATCATTGGTTCAAAAAGCTATTtgtaaatttaagtatttaacaGACACTTCAAAAATGAAACATAAGTTCATATGCCTACGCTCTCAGCTTTTCAATATGTTTCCGCCATACATATTTccaatctttcaaaattttaagctaCAGCATCTCAAAAATTTGAAACTGGTATAAGGCACATAGATAACACAGAGCAACTAAAAACAGCCACGAAATATCTCAGCTTGCAAAACAGTTAAAAGCAACAGACTGGTACAACAATATTCTTTCTAGTAATGTTAAAACAGAAACAAACCAATAAAACCCTTGCATCAGTATTAATGCATTGACAGTATGTACATCATCATAAAATGGAATTCCAACCTAGAACACAAATTTTGCCATGCTACAAATGTTTTTTCTAAGCACTGAATTTCCAAAGAGCTTTAAAACAATTCACTAACAAGTAAAGAAGAAGCAACCCACCGTgacaaaatagaaagaaaaagaaaaatgaagcaaAGATAATCAGTTCTCTCTTGCAAGTTACAATCATATGGTTTCAAGTCACCCCTTCAGAAACTAATTAGCACGGTAATCATCATAATCAGGAGACAACAATAACTAAAGATAGTACGCTTTACTTACAGTTTTGGTAGCACCTTTACGCCTCTTCTGCTTTCCTTTAAACCCCTTCAGATCATCTGTCTCGTCCTctgagaaaaatatatataacaataatataattttgggaagaattaaaaataacaagCAGTCAAACACAATTACGTGAGAACAGTTGTTATAATTTAACTACTGACTtaatatttaaccaaataaaacaCCTTATTTAGCAACttttcgaaaataaataaataaataaaagtcaaGATATATGTTGTCAGGGCTcgtactttttaatttaaaacttctaatccaataataatcaaattttacttactCCTATATATGCTCACTGAGTTCCTAATAATTTGCTTACTGATTTCGTAATAATTTACTTACTCTGCTCGTTAGTTCATAATAATTTGCTTCTGAAATTACTATATGATTAgataaatatattgatatttagATTGTCAAAATTTTGGCAGAAAATAAATACTATTGCACTAGGATTCTTAAAtcgaaaagagagagagagagagagagagagagagagaagatttatttctttaattcagGGACTGAAtctcaattttgattaaatgttaggCACAGTACAAAAAAGGATAAtgagaaagggaaaaaaaggagTAACGAGAGGTAAATTACCAATGGTTAATTGGCGAGATAAGGAAGTCGAATAGCTACGAACGGCATCTTTGGCTTCGGATTCAAGTGCTTCCATGTCCAAATCATCGTCCTCATACAATTCTTCTTCgtcttcctcctcctcctcctccccCGCCGCCgcagcttcttcttcttcgtcgTCTAGAAAACCTATGAATCCGTCGGAGTGAGGAGGCGGAGAAGTGGCAGAGGTGCAGCGGCAGATAAACGGAGAAGGGAGGGAGGAAACCGGCGGAGGAGAGAAATTAGAACGAATAGGTCGAAGAGGAAGAGAGGAAAGTGTGGAAATGGGAGAAAGGAGAGTGAGTGATTTAGCGAAAGGGAGCAATTGGATACTACAAAAACAtgccatttttcttc
The Gossypium raimondii isolate GPD5lz chromosome 8, ASM2569854v1, whole genome shotgun sequence DNA segment above includes these coding regions:
- the LOC105790118 gene encoding origin of replication complex subunit 1B isoform X1; the protein is MGGKDNVSRQFTYPLKTTHRPLPICKTLKKKSKIATKSVTFTKQQYTKMPTETPRKQFQSPKKPKQSPNNVKSQSSTPSIHLSPQTPQLPLRRSSRRSLQPFTSKTVDEMLDLSTPRKALEDLDGIGKCSGNNRKESSVRTPRAPKCKFNEEDREIPEMGKVGEGNGVVEDAFCPVSPEALESKKTKKGLSEEGSVKMGKSPKCKLNEDLGKLGEGNGDVVLPEKRKKGLRNEESVKTRKSLRCKLSEEREIPDLGKLGEATFFPVSPQALESKKRKKGEEKRAVTRAMATRSLKKVNKEEKKGRKRVYYKKVVYDGGEFEVGDDVYVKRREDASSDDEVPEMEECRVCFKVGRGVMIECDDCLGGFHLKCLTPPLKEVPDGDWVCGFCQARKLGKDVEFPKPPEGKKRVRTLREKLLASDLWAARIESLWKEVDGSYWLRGRWYIIPEETASGRQPHNLKRELYRTNDFADIEMESIIRHCNVMSPKEYAKANDQGDDVFLCEYEYDIQWHSFKRLAEIDNDEDGECANGDEDWNSCKEDDSDTDEDMEYEEENERNAHARPSTTHQLAANSRKGRFFGIQKVGTKMIPEHVRCHKQTELERAKATLLLATLPKSLPCRNKEMEEITTFVKGAICDDQCLGRCLYIHGVPGTGKTMSVLAVMRNIKSEVDAGSIRPYCFVEVNGLKLAAPENIYTVIYEALTGHRVSWKKALQLLNERFSDGKKIAKGDDRPCILLIDELDLLVTRNQSVLYNILDWPTKPHSKLIVIGIANTMDLPEKLLPRISSRMGIQRLCFGPYNYQQLQEIISSRLKGIDAFEKQAVEFASRKVAAISGDARRALEICRRAAEIADYNMKNQISSVNSSRVKDVVTMADVDAAIQEMFQAPHVQVMKSCSKLSKIFLTAMVYELYKTGMGETTFEKLAMTFSCLCTSNGEAFPGWDTLLKVGCKLGECRIILCEAGDRHMVQKLQLNFPSDDVAFALKGSKDLPWLAKYL
- the LOC105790118 gene encoding origin of replication complex subunit 1B isoform X2, translated to MGGKDNVSRQFTYPLKTTHRPLPICKTLKKKSKIATKSVTFTKQQYTKMPTETPRKQFQSPKKPKQSPNNVKSQSSTPSIHLSPQTPQLPLRRSSRRSLQPFTSKTVDEMLDLSTPRKALEDLDGIGKCSGNNRKESSVRTPRAPKCKFNEEDREIPEMGKVGEGNGVVEDAFCPVSPEALESKKTKKGLSEEGSVKMGKSPKCKLNEDLGKLGEGNGDVVLPEKRKKGLRNEESVKTRKSLRCKLSEEREIPDLGKLGEATFFPVSPQALESKKRKKGEEKRAVTRAMATRSLKKVNKEEKKGRKRVYYKKVVYDGGEFEVGDDVYVKRREDASSDDEVPEMEECRVCFKVGRGVMIECDDCLGGFHLKCLTPPLKEVPDGDWVCGFCQARKLGKDVEFPKPPEGKKRVRTLREKLLASDLWAARIESLWKEVDGSYWLRGRWYIIPEETASGRQPHNLKRELYRTNDFADIEMESIIRHCNVMSPKEYAKANDQGDDVFLCEYEYDIQWHSFKRLAEIDNDEDGECANGDEDWNSCKEDDSDTDEDMEYEEENERNAHARPSTTHQLAANSRKGRFFGIQKVGTKMIPEHVRCHKQTELERAKATLLLATLPKSLPCRNKEMEEITTFVKGAICDDQCLGRCLYIHGVPGTGKTMSVLAVMRNIKSEVDAGSIRPYCFVEVNGLKLAAPENIYTVIYEALTGHRVSWKKALQLLNERFSDGKKIAKGDDRPCILLIDELDLLVTRNQSVLYNILDWPTKPHSKLIVIGIANTMDLPEKLLPRISSRMGIQRLCFGPYNYQQLQEIISSRLKGIDAFEKQAVEFASRKVAAISGDARRALEICRRAAEIADYNMKNQISSVNSSRVKDVVTMADVDAAIQEMFQAPHVQVMKSCSKLSKIFLTAMVYELYKTGMGETTFEKLAMTFSCLCTSNGEAFPGWDTLLKVGCKLGECRIILCEAGDRHMVQKLQLNFPSLF